Proteins co-encoded in one Chrysemys picta bellii isolate R12L10 chromosome 13, ASM1138683v2, whole genome shotgun sequence genomic window:
- the LOC101951754 gene encoding olfactory receptor 11G2-like, which translates to MNPVNGTIPVTKFILLGFPSLGRLSRNLVCALFSSTYIGTLTGNLCIVWAVLRDPRLQRLPMYILLGNFSWLEICYVTTTMPRMLSDLMNPGVPISSHACFVQFYIFFCMGTTECCFLAAMALDRYLAICHPLRYPVLMSPHRCWVLAASCWVTGFLWFVVPVVLISQLSFCVLTLDHFVCDPGPLLASSCAPAPQAELATYVLSSLIIFGAAFFTLTSYGLIVRAVLRLPTGAGRHKAFSTCSSHLAVVSLFWGSGMVTYISPSAAGGSGKMATLFYAVATPLLNPLIYSLRNKEMKDALRRTLLGKL; encoded by the coding sequence ATGAATCCAGTCAATGGCACCATCCCGGTGACCAAGTTCATCctgctgggtttcccctccctggGCCGGCTAAGCCGCAATCTTGTTTGTGCCCTTTTTTCCTCCACCTACATCGGGACGCTGACAGGCAACCTGTGCATTGTGTGGGCCGTCCTGCGGGACCCTCGCCTCCAACGCCTGCCCATGTACATTCTGCTGGGGAACTTCTCCTGGCTGGAGATCTGCTATGTCACGACCACCATGCCCCGGATGCTCTCTGACCTGATGAACCCCGGGGTCCCCATCTCCTCCCATGCCTGCTTTGTGCAGTTCTACATCTTCTTTTGCATGGGGACCACCGAGTGCTGCTTCCTTGCAGCCATGGCCTTGGATAGGTACCTGGCCATCTGCCACCCCCTGCGCTACCCCGTCCTCATGTCCCCCCACagatgctgggtgctggcagcctcCTGCTGGGTCACCGGCTTTCTGTGGTTCGTAGTGCCTGTCGTCCTCATCTCCCAGCTCTCCTTCTGTGTCCTCACCCTGGATCATTTTGTCTGTGATCCGGGCCCATTGCTGGCTTCCTCctgtgccccagctccccaggctgaACTGGCCACTTATGTCCTGAGCTCCCTCATAATCTTTGGTGccgccttcttcacccttacctcctACGGTCTGATCGTCAGGGCAGTGCTCAGGCTGCCCACAGGGGCCGGGCGGCACAAGgctttctccacctgctcctcgcACCTGGCCGTTGTGAGCCTCTTCTGGGGCTCTGGCATGGTCACCTACATCAGCCCGTCAGCCGCAGGGGGCAGCGGGAAGATGGCAACCCTCTTCTATGCGGTGGCGACCCCCCTGCTCAACCcactgatctacagcctgaggaacaaggagatgaaGGATGCTCTGAGGAGGACCCTGCTGGGGAAGCTGTAG